A genomic window from Cutibacterium acnes includes:
- a CDS encoding zinc-dependent dehydrogenase: MTHTMPALVLNGPGDVQVAEKPIPTPGPGEVVLAVEATTICGTDLRIISGEKTAGVRPGVTLGHEIAGRIASLGEGVEGLVVGQQATISIVVSCGTCRACLAGREHLCSHCELVGYGLDGGLAPWLCVPAQAVSRGNIIPVATEIPATRLALAEPLSCVLNGHRRHGGVNPGETVVIIGGGAIGLLHTALNLACGAGRVILCEKHADRRDRAAAMGAVTTCPEHLSEVVTEHTGGYGAELVIVAIGRNELTEESLNLAAPGGRVSWFAGFPKGSTTTITPNTVHYQELTISGGSNASRADVHRAVDMLGRGNIDETPIVTHTFGLSQWTEAVDAVRGHVGVKIAIDPRR; the protein is encoded by the coding sequence ATGACGCACACCATGCCAGCTCTAGTTCTCAATGGCCCCGGAGACGTCCAGGTAGCCGAAAAACCCATACCCACGCCTGGTCCCGGAGAGGTCGTGCTGGCCGTCGAGGCGACGACAATCTGCGGCACCGACCTACGCATCATTTCCGGTGAGAAAACCGCCGGGGTGCGCCCCGGGGTCACCCTCGGTCACGAGATCGCCGGAAGGATCGCCTCCCTCGGCGAGGGGGTGGAAGGACTGGTTGTCGGGCAACAGGCAACTATCTCCATCGTCGTCTCCTGCGGCACCTGCCGGGCTTGCCTCGCAGGACGGGAGCACTTATGTAGCCACTGCGAGCTCGTCGGTTACGGCCTTGATGGTGGCCTCGCGCCGTGGTTGTGTGTGCCAGCCCAAGCGGTCTCTCGCGGCAACATCATCCCGGTAGCTACGGAGATACCAGCTACGCGGCTGGCCCTGGCGGAACCTCTCTCCTGTGTTCTTAACGGACATCGCCGTCATGGCGGGGTGAACCCTGGGGAGACTGTTGTCATCATCGGCGGCGGGGCTATCGGCCTGCTTCATACCGCGCTCAACCTGGCATGCGGGGCTGGGCGAGTCATCCTGTGTGAGAAGCACGCGGATCGACGCGACCGCGCCGCAGCCATGGGAGCGGTGACGACCTGTCCGGAACACCTTTCCGAGGTTGTCACCGAGCACACCGGCGGATACGGGGCCGAGCTTGTCATCGTCGCTATCGGTCGTAACGAATTGACCGAGGAATCCCTTAACCTCGCGGCCCCGGGCGGACGCGTGAGCTGGTTTGCTGGTTTCCCCAAAGGATCAACGACGACCATCACCCCCAATACGGTGCATTACCAAGAGCTGACGATCTCCGGAGGATCGAATGCCAGTCGAGCAGACGTTCACCGGGCGGTCGACATGCTCGGACGGGGAAATATCGACGAAACCCCCATTGTCACTCACACTTTTGGCCTGTCCCAGTGGACCGAAGCTGTTGACGCCGTGCGCGGTCACGTCGGTGTC
- a CDS encoding dihydroxyacetone kinase family protein has protein sequence MTRLVNNPDNFPSQAVAGLVSAFPNHLRPVFGGVVRAARTDRKVALVVGGGSGHYPAFAGWVGPGFADGAVCGNIFSSPSASQAYAVCKAADRGAGLLIGFGNYAGDVLHFGQAAERLRSEGIDARCLLVTDDIASAPDHLKRRGIAGDLPVFKVTAAACEEGRDIDEVVAIFDRVNDRTRSLGVAFAGCTLPGADEPLFRVEAGQMGVGMGIHGEPGIHDETLGTADEVAAMLVNRLLADRPENPGTRVVPIVNGLGSTKYEELFVLWNDISRHLEKAGLAIVDPQVGEFVTSLDMAGVSLTLVWLDDVIEPLWLAACDTPAYRRGTVGQVDFDTTPLPQEVERVMVANPGSRASRSLAGVIVEALEVVATRLSERSSELGRLDSVAGDGDHGIGMARGSRAALAEARRVSGDGAGAATTLNAAGSAWSEHAGGTSDALWGAVLTAIGAVLGDEDPAGEDTIPRAARAALDAVIRLGGASVGDKTMVDAMDPFVTTLESSSDPLPQAWESACHAADMAAQATSEVTATVGRARPLGDKSLGTPDPGAVSFHEVVVAVGSVLSKSALSNGRFRAQR, from the coding sequence ATGACCCGACTTGTGAATAATCCCGATAATTTCCCATCTCAGGCGGTCGCGGGGCTTGTCAGCGCTTTCCCGAACCATCTGAGGCCGGTATTCGGGGGAGTTGTTCGCGCCGCCCGTACCGATCGCAAGGTTGCCCTCGTCGTCGGTGGGGGATCGGGACATTACCCGGCCTTTGCAGGTTGGGTCGGTCCTGGCTTCGCTGATGGTGCTGTGTGCGGGAACATCTTCTCCTCTCCCTCGGCCTCCCAGGCTTATGCAGTGTGCAAAGCCGCTGATCGTGGCGCCGGGCTCCTCATTGGATTCGGCAACTACGCCGGGGACGTCCTGCACTTTGGGCAAGCAGCAGAGCGGCTTCGTAGCGAGGGGATCGACGCGCGTTGCCTGCTCGTTACTGACGACATTGCTTCGGCGCCGGACCATCTCAAGCGTCGGGGAATTGCTGGCGACCTGCCGGTCTTCAAGGTCACAGCGGCGGCCTGTGAGGAGGGCCGGGACATTGACGAGGTCGTCGCGATATTTGACCGGGTTAACGATCGCACTCGGTCCCTCGGAGTGGCCTTTGCAGGCTGCACTTTGCCGGGAGCCGACGAGCCTCTATTCCGAGTCGAGGCAGGCCAGATGGGCGTGGGCATGGGGATCCACGGTGAGCCCGGCATTCACGATGAGACCTTGGGCACCGCAGACGAGGTGGCTGCCATGCTCGTTAACAGATTGCTGGCTGACCGGCCCGAGAATCCTGGGACTCGAGTGGTGCCGATCGTTAACGGGCTGGGCAGTACTAAATACGAGGAGCTCTTCGTACTGTGGAATGACATCAGCCGTCATCTTGAGAAAGCTGGCCTGGCAATTGTCGATCCGCAGGTGGGAGAATTTGTCACCAGCCTCGACATGGCCGGAGTCTCCCTGACTCTGGTGTGGCTCGACGACGTCATCGAGCCGTTGTGGTTGGCAGCATGCGACACTCCCGCGTACCGACGCGGAACTGTCGGTCAGGTGGATTTTGATACCACGCCGCTGCCCCAGGAGGTTGAGCGGGTCATGGTTGCTAACCCGGGATCTCGAGCTTCCCGGAGTCTTGCGGGCGTTATCGTCGAAGCTCTGGAAGTGGTGGCGACGAGGTTGTCGGAACGCAGTAGCGAGTTGGGCCGTCTCGATTCTGTGGCTGGCGACGGTGACCACGGTATTGGCATGGCACGTGGGTCCCGGGCTGCCCTTGCCGAGGCACGACGGGTGAGCGGGGACGGTGCCGGTGCGGCAACGACTCTCAATGCGGCCGGCTCAGCATGGTCTGAGCATGCTGGAGGGACCTCAGATGCGTTATGGGGAGCAGTGCTGACCGCCATCGGAGCGGTACTTGGTGACGAGGACCCGGCAGGCGAGGACACCATCCCTCGGGCGGCTCGAGCAGCCCTCGACGCTGTTATCCGGCTGGGAGGGGCTAGCGTCGGCGATAAAACGATGGTTGATGCCATGGACCCCTTCGTCACGACCCTCGAGTCCTCGTCTGATCCGCTGCCGCAGGCTTGGGAATCAGCCTGTCATGCTGCCGACATGGCAGCTCAGGCGACCTCCGAGGTGACAGCCACGGTCGGTCGGGCGCGCCCGCTGGGGGACAAGTCGCTGGGAACGCCTGATCCGGGAGCAGTGTCCTTCCACGAGGTGGTCGTCGCAGTCGGATCCGTGCTGTCGAAGTCAGCGTTGAGCAACGGGAGGTTTCGCGCTCAACGTTGA
- a CDS encoding phosphoribosyltransferase, producing the protein MTAYHADASDLEGKEILTWETFGDAAEELAARIHHSGFDPEILIAVARGGMIPGGALTYSLGVKLTDAINVEFYTDVQETLPDPVLLAPMLDTESIRNKRILIVDDVVDSGRTLALVLELLRGFEADVRSAVLYAKPTTVINPDFVWKATDKWIVFPWSAKPPVGQR; encoded by the coding sequence ATGACCGCGTACCATGCTGACGCCAGTGACCTCGAAGGCAAAGAGATCCTCACCTGGGAGACCTTCGGTGACGCCGCCGAAGAATTAGCTGCCCGGATTCATCATTCGGGGTTCGATCCCGAGATCCTCATCGCCGTGGCACGCGGCGGCATGATCCCTGGCGGAGCCCTCACGTATTCCCTCGGGGTCAAACTCACCGACGCCATCAATGTCGAGTTCTACACCGACGTCCAGGAAACCCTCCCCGATCCCGTTCTGTTGGCCCCGATGCTTGACACCGAATCCATCAGGAACAAGCGAATTCTGATCGTCGACGACGTTGTTGATTCCGGTCGCACCCTGGCCCTGGTACTCGAGTTGCTGCGCGGCTTCGAAGCCGACGTCCGCTCGGCGGTGCTCTATGCCAAGCCCACGACCGTCATCAACCCGGACTTCGTGTGGAAAGCCACGGACAAGTGGATCGTGTTTCCCTGGAGCGCGAAACCTCCGGTCGGTCAACGTTGA
- a CDS encoding GNAT family N-acetyltransferase produces MDVNIRTMEERDLPAASRIYNQSAVATTYSYTVVNTNVEDRLSWWRELIADSRPLLVAEVDGTMAGYANYHRFREGGGYDVTAEVTIWLDPQARGQGVGRKLMTELIRRARADDRLRNLLSVIDSDNERSISFHSAMGFVEVGRLPHIAYKLGNWRTAVLMQLTLD; encoded by the coding sequence ATGGACGTCAACATCCGCACCATGGAGGAGCGCGATCTTCCTGCCGCAAGCCGCATCTACAACCAGAGCGCCGTAGCAACCACCTACTCTTACACAGTGGTCAACACCAACGTCGAGGACCGTCTGTCCTGGTGGCGCGAACTGATAGCCGATAGCAGACCACTCCTGGTAGCAGAGGTCGACGGAACAATGGCGGGATACGCCAATTACCACCGTTTCCGCGAGGGTGGCGGGTACGACGTCACAGCGGAGGTGACGATCTGGCTCGATCCCCAGGCGCGAGGACAAGGGGTGGGACGCAAACTCATGACCGAGCTCATCCGCCGCGCCCGTGCAGATGATCGCCTGCGCAACCTCCTGTCGGTGATCGATTCGGACAATGAGCGCAGCATCAGTTTCCACTCGGCGATGGGCTTCGTCGAAGTCGGGCGACTGCCGCACATCGCGTACAAACTAGGCAACTGGCGTACTGCAGTGCTCATGCAATTAACTCTTGATTGA
- a CDS encoding Re/Si-specific NAD(P)(+) transhydrogenase subunit alpha, with amino-acid sequence MIIGIPRELLPGENRVAATPTTVPALLKLGYEVVVEAGAGEHAAQPDRAYEEAGARIVEPGEAWKADLVLAVNEPTDDQISLMRAGAVLVTFLHPRQDLALTEKLAAAGVTGLSMDMVPRISRAQSMDALSSMANISGYRAVVEAAFAYGRTFGGQVTAAGKVPPAKVFVIGTGVAGLAALGAANSMGAEVYATDVRPETAEQVQSMGATFLHVRTGDSDQGVSSDGYAKETSDDYNARAAELYMEQAGKDDVIITTAAIPGKPSPKLITAEMVYAMKPGSVIVDLAALGGGNCELTRPGESYVTDNGVTIIGYTDLPSRLPGQASQLYGTNLVNLLKLATPEKNGELVLNFDDEVIRTMTVCHEGQVAFPPPPVQVAAAPKPVAKAEIASAPATPEKKPRPWPQTFGIVAVLSIALIALLTFSPMEFVALFGTFAIAVVVGYYVVWNVTHALHTPLMSVTNAISGIIIVGAITQLGSESWGIRIVAALTVLIASINIFGGFTVTQRMLKMFRKA; translated from the coding sequence ATGATCATCGGAATCCCACGGGAGTTACTCCCAGGTGAGAATCGGGTCGCCGCGACTCCGACGACTGTTCCCGCCCTACTCAAACTCGGCTACGAGGTGGTCGTCGAGGCCGGAGCTGGCGAGCATGCTGCTCAGCCTGACCGCGCGTATGAAGAGGCCGGAGCAAGGATTGTCGAACCGGGGGAGGCGTGGAAGGCTGACCTCGTACTGGCCGTCAACGAACCCACCGACGACCAGATCTCCCTCATGCGCGCAGGAGCCGTCCTCGTCACCTTTCTCCATCCCCGCCAGGACCTCGCCCTTACCGAGAAGCTGGCCGCAGCTGGCGTCACCGGTCTCAGCATGGATATGGTCCCGCGCATTTCGCGCGCCCAGTCGATGGACGCACTGTCTTCGATGGCCAATATCTCCGGTTACCGCGCCGTCGTCGAGGCGGCATTCGCCTACGGACGCACCTTCGGTGGCCAGGTCACTGCGGCAGGCAAGGTTCCGCCGGCCAAAGTCTTCGTCATCGGTACTGGCGTCGCCGGTTTGGCTGCACTGGGCGCCGCCAATTCGATGGGTGCCGAGGTTTACGCCACCGATGTCCGCCCCGAGACCGCTGAGCAGGTGCAGTCGATGGGCGCCACCTTCCTACACGTGCGAACCGGAGATTCTGACCAAGGCGTCAGTTCTGACGGCTACGCCAAAGAGACGAGCGACGACTACAACGCCCGCGCCGCCGAGTTGTACATGGAACAGGCTGGCAAGGACGATGTCATCATCACCACGGCTGCTATCCCTGGCAAGCCGTCCCCCAAACTCATCACTGCCGAGATGGTCTACGCGATGAAGCCTGGCAGCGTCATCGTTGACCTTGCTGCCCTAGGGGGTGGCAACTGCGAGTTGACTCGCCCCGGTGAGTCCTATGTCACCGATAACGGTGTGACGATTATTGGTTACACTGATCTGCCGTCTCGCCTGCCTGGTCAGGCCAGCCAGCTTTACGGCACCAACCTCGTCAATTTGCTTAAACTGGCCACCCCGGAAAAGAACGGCGAGCTCGTCCTTAACTTTGACGACGAGGTCATCCGCACTATGACGGTGTGCCACGAAGGTCAGGTGGCTTTCCCTCCACCTCCGGTACAGGTCGCTGCCGCGCCCAAGCCTGTCGCCAAAGCCGAGATTGCCAGTGCTCCGGCCACCCCGGAGAAAAAGCCGCGCCCGTGGCCGCAGACCTTCGGCATCGTCGCAGTGCTGTCGATCGCGCTGATTGCCCTGTTGACCTTCTCCCCGATGGAATTCGTAGCCTTGTTTGGCACCTTCGCCATCGCGGTCGTCGTTGGCTACTACGTGGTGTGGAACGTCACCCACGCACTCCACACCCCGCTTATGAGTGTCACGAACGCTATCAGCGGCATCATCATCGTTGGTGCGATCACCCAACTCGGCAGTGAATCGTGGGGTATCCGGATTGTCGCCGCGTTGACTGTGCTTATTGCCAGTATCAACATCTTTGGCGGCTTCACGGTCACCCAGCGCATGCTCAAGATGTTCAGGAAGGCCTGA
- a CDS encoding NAD(P)(+) transhydrogenase (Re/Si-specific) subunit beta yields MTSTLLIAPLAGSLVNFVNASFIVAGLLFIFALAGLSKFETSKKGNAYGILGMVIAIVATIVALVKLPGYSPVSIVLLFIPMLIGGAFGVWKAVKVEMTGMPELIAQLHSFVGLAAVLIGFNAFAEEGTGASTFQLSEIWIGIFIGALTFTGSLVAWGKLSGKVASKPLTLPGRNWINLGLLVVIIACGIWFSNVSGGIAWLPLALLTLASLFLGFHLVAAIGGADMPVVISMLNSYSGWAAAFSGFSLHIPVLIVTGALVGFSGAILSYIMCKAMNRSFVSVILGGFGDAPAVEGEGPAGEITEIKADELASQLSEASSVIIAPGYGMAVAQAQYPVAELAKKLRDNGVDVKFAIHPVAGRLPGHMNVLLAEAHVPYDIVMEMDEINDDFADADVVLVIGANDTVNPAAMDPGTPISGMPVLHVWEGHEVVVFKRSMKPGYAGVENPLFFADNTRMLFGDAKASVDALVAAL; encoded by the coding sequence ATGACGTCAACACTTCTTATTGCCCCGTTGGCCGGGTCGTTGGTGAATTTCGTCAACGCATCCTTCATCGTCGCAGGCCTACTGTTCATCTTTGCCCTGGCCGGTCTGTCTAAATTTGAGACTTCTAAGAAGGGTAATGCCTATGGCATTCTCGGCATGGTCATCGCGATTGTCGCGACGATCGTCGCTCTGGTGAAGTTGCCGGGATACTCGCCGGTATCCATCGTTTTGCTCTTCATCCCGATGCTTATTGGCGGCGCTTTCGGCGTGTGGAAGGCCGTTAAGGTCGAGATGACCGGAATGCCTGAGCTCATCGCTCAGCTGCACTCCTTCGTCGGTCTGGCCGCTGTACTTATCGGGTTCAACGCGTTCGCTGAGGAGGGAACCGGTGCCAGCACCTTCCAGCTTTCCGAGATCTGGATTGGCATCTTCATTGGCGCTCTTACCTTCACGGGATCGCTGGTGGCCTGGGGCAAGCTCTCGGGCAAAGTCGCTTCAAAGCCACTGACCCTGCCAGGTCGTAATTGGATCAACCTTGGTCTGCTGGTCGTTATCATCGCCTGCGGTATCTGGTTCTCCAATGTTTCTGGTGGTATTGCGTGGCTGCCGCTGGCGCTACTGACTCTGGCCTCGCTGTTCCTCGGCTTCCACCTCGTCGCCGCTATCGGTGGCGCGGATATGCCAGTCGTCATTTCGATGCTGAACAGCTACTCCGGTTGGGCAGCTGCCTTCTCCGGATTTAGTTTGCACATCCCGGTGCTTATCGTCACCGGTGCCCTCGTCGGCTTCTCCGGCGCCATCCTGTCCTACATCATGTGCAAGGCTATGAACCGCTCTTTCGTGTCGGTCATCCTCGGTGGTTTTGGCGATGCCCCGGCGGTTGAGGGTGAGGGTCCTGCGGGGGAGATCACTGAGATCAAGGCTGACGAGTTGGCTTCCCAGCTGTCTGAAGCGTCCTCGGTCATTATTGCTCCCGGATACGGCATGGCCGTGGCTCAGGCCCAGTACCCAGTCGCCGAATTGGCTAAGAAGCTGCGCGACAATGGTGTGGACGTTAAGTTCGCGATCCATCCGGTAGCCGGCCGTCTGCCCGGTCACATGAATGTGTTGCTCGCCGAAGCCCACGTCCCCTACGACATCGTCATGGAGATGGACGAGATCAATGACGACTTCGCCGACGCTGACGTTGTCCTGGTCATTGGCGCCAACGACACCGTTAACCCTGCCGCTATGGATCCTGGTACCCCGATTTCGGGTATGCCAGTGCTCCACGTCTGGGAAGGCCATGAGGTGGTTGTTTTCAAGCGCTCCATGAAGCCCGGATATGCCGGTGTGGAGAACCCGTTGTTCTTCGCCGATAACACCCGGATGCTCTTCGGTGATGCGAAGGCAAGCGTTGACGCTCTGGTAGCTGCTCTTTGA
- the fdxA gene encoding ferredoxin → MTYVIGLPCVDVKDRACVEECPVDCIYEGERSLYIHPEECVDCGACEPVCPVEAIYYEDDLPGDQEKFLDINAEFFNELGSPGGAARLGPTHKDHPAVETLPPQGE, encoded by the coding sequence GTGACCTACGTCATCGGTCTGCCCTGCGTGGACGTCAAGGATCGTGCTTGCGTCGAAGAGTGCCCTGTCGACTGCATTTACGAGGGTGAGCGTAGCCTTTATATTCACCCTGAGGAGTGCGTTGATTGCGGTGCCTGTGAGCCCGTGTGCCCCGTCGAGGCTATCTACTACGAGGATGACCTGCCCGGCGACCAGGAGAAGTTCCTTGACATCAACGCCGAGTTCTTTAACGAGCTGGGATCCCCGGGCGGTGCTGCGCGGCTTGGCCCGACCCACAAGGACCACCCGGCCGTCGAAACCCTGCCCCCACAGGGCGAATGA
- the dapC gene encoding succinyldiaminopimelate transaminase, giving the protein MSRRNVSASLPTFPWDTIAEARRKAQSHPDGIVDLSMGTPVDPAPGVAIAALTAAGDAHGYPQVWGTPALRAGILDHMKQVWGAPASLEETSVLPVIGTKELVASLPGQLGLGPDSTIVIPACAYPTYRVGAQLAGAKIVAVNEPDEVDVAPDLIWINSPANPSGRVLDLDEMKAWVDLARSTGAVLASDECYGEFVWEGESVSVLDERVNSGDVTGLLACLSMSKRSNMAGYRAGFAVGDAELTSELLTVRKHSGLMIPAPVVAAMQAALADRSHVLEQVKRYRLRRNVLKPALEKAGFRIDLSEGSLYLWATHDEDCRVTLDRLADLGILCSPGDFYVAGGSDHVRIGLTATDERINAAAQRIQP; this is encoded by the coding sequence ATGAGTCGCCGTAACGTCTCTGCCAGCCTGCCTACCTTTCCTTGGGATACCATCGCCGAGGCCAGGCGTAAGGCTCAGTCCCATCCCGACGGCATCGTCGATTTGTCGATGGGTACGCCGGTCGATCCCGCCCCGGGCGTTGCCATCGCGGCGCTTACGGCGGCTGGTGACGCTCACGGTTACCCGCAGGTGTGGGGGACTCCTGCCCTGCGAGCCGGAATCCTGGATCACATGAAACAGGTCTGGGGTGCGCCCGCCAGCCTTGAGGAGACTAGCGTTCTGCCAGTTATCGGGACCAAAGAGTTGGTGGCCTCCCTGCCTGGCCAGCTTGGACTGGGGCCGGATTCGACCATCGTCATACCAGCGTGCGCCTATCCGACCTACCGGGTTGGTGCTCAGCTTGCTGGGGCCAAGATTGTTGCCGTTAATGAGCCTGACGAGGTCGATGTCGCACCTGACCTTATCTGGATTAATTCCCCGGCCAACCCGTCAGGTCGCGTCCTCGACCTTGACGAGATGAAAGCATGGGTGGATCTGGCGCGCAGCACGGGGGCTGTGCTGGCCTCCGACGAGTGCTATGGCGAGTTTGTCTGGGAAGGGGAGTCGGTTTCGGTCCTAGACGAGAGAGTCAACAGCGGTGACGTCACCGGCTTACTGGCCTGCCTGTCGATGTCCAAGCGATCGAATATGGCCGGCTACCGCGCGGGGTTTGCCGTTGGGGATGCTGAGTTGACCAGTGAGCTACTCACCGTGCGTAAGCACTCGGGACTCATGATTCCAGCCCCGGTGGTAGCTGCTATGCAGGCTGCCCTGGCAGATCGCTCCCATGTGCTTGAGCAAGTGAAGCGGTACCGGCTACGTCGCAATGTCCTGAAGCCAGCTTTGGAGAAGGCCGGCTTCCGTATCGACCTTTCCGAAGGGTCGCTGTACCTGTGGGCGACTCACGACGAGGACTGCCGGGTTACTCTGGATCGACTAGCCGATCTGGGAATTCTCTGTTCTCCCGGTGATTTTTACGTTGCCGGTGGTTCCGACCATGTCCGTATCGGACTGACGGCTACCGACGAGAGGATTAATGCCGCCGCCCAGCGGATACAGCCTTGA